A single region of the Montipora foliosa isolate CH-2021 unplaced genomic scaffold, ASM3666993v2 scaffold_447, whole genome shotgun sequence genome encodes:
- the LOC137989217 gene encoding uncharacterized protein produces the protein MGNEPLIRKILEEILDVKLSPLKATIKEFTDNMADFRKFIDEANKKYEETNTRMSGIEKVFSTITTENKALNNTILQKEGQITNLKKTCNELQQYSRGECLEIHGIPLPPKERDIKENTNELVLKIGDMMGVSVRPEDILVSHRIPTCQKYQGRRSAPAIIVTFTRRDTKEMFSRGRKELRGLTTKDLGFSDDNIIFINESLTEVNKELFKATLKVKKDHSYDHIWTSNGRIYLRMDRDSSEELNKLKR, from the coding sequence ATGGGGAATGAGCCTCTTATTAGGAAAATCCTGGAAGAAATCCTTGATGTGAAGCTATCACCGCTTAAAGCAACAATCAAAGAGTTCACCGACAACATGGCTGACTTTCGTAAATTCATTGATGAAGCAAACAAGAAATACGAAGAAACCAACACTCGTATGTCTGGCATCGAAAAGGTCTTTAGTACCATTACTACAGAAAACAAGGCCTTAAATAATACGATACTTCAAAAGGAAGGGCAAATAACTAATCTAAAGAAAACTTGCAACGAGCTCCAGCAGTATTCAAGGGGGGAGTGCCTTGAAATCCATGGCATTCCTCTACCTCCGAAAGAAAGGGATATTAAAGAAAATACCAACGAACTAGTTCTCAAAATCGGAGATATGATGGGTGTTTCAGTGCGTCCTGAGGATATTTTGGTCAGCCATCGTATTCCAACCTGCCAGAAATATCAGGGAAGGAGATCTGCTCCTGCTATTATAGTGACGTTTACCCGGCGTGATACAAAGGAGATGTTCTCTCGTGGGCGAAAAGAGCTGAGAGGCTTGACAACTAAAGACCTTGGCTTTTCAGACGACAATATTATCTTTATAAATGAGAGTCTAACTGAAGTAAATAAAGAACTTTTTAAGGCCACACTTAAAGTAAAGAAAGATCACAGTTATGATCACATTTGGACTTCAAATGGAAGGATTTATTTGCGGATGGACCGAGACAGCTCAGAAGAACTTAACAAGTTAAAGAGATAA